The Cygnus olor isolate bCygOlo1 chromosome 18, bCygOlo1.pri.v2, whole genome shotgun sequence genome includes a window with the following:
- the LOC121079928 gene encoding ankyrin repeat domain-containing protein 40-like isoform X1 gives MSAMSSASEERELQERLREAAALGDAEEVRRLLGLGVDPNSQNEVNGWTCLHWACKRNHAQVVACLLAAGADKQILTATGELAAQLTSKPDIRKILGEEENECQGAKDLNLPVVANYLANPPFLYVYTEASIPDSLAESLNESASISSASQSETSPCSSATQVESICTPTSCNSNDDFPAPDAAEQLPSPSAPTTAPTCVMPEMQNGPVCQPPLSHSRGFFSSVASNEAVPQQTDSSPTGPAPTFQPFFFTGTFPYNMQGNEVQFSSFYYAPFHVFGIKGELVLKVRVQNLRDNDFIEIELDRQELTYQGLLRVSCCELGVNPEQVEKIRKLPNTLVRKDKDVARLQDFQELELVLVKSDSSPFRNAASTLTERPCYNSRASKLTY, from the exons ATGTCGGCGATGAGCAGCGCCTCGGAGGagcgggagctgcaggagcggctgcgggaggcggcggcgctgggggACGCCGAGGAGGTGcggaggctgctggggctcgGCGTGGACCCCAACTCCCAGAACGAAGTCAACGGCTg GACATGCCTGCACTGGGCCTGCAAGCGGAACCATGCCCAGGTGGTGGCTTgtctgctggctgctggtgcaGACAAGCAGATCCTCACGGCCACCGGGGAGCTGGCTGCACAGTTAACTTCGAAACCAGACATTCGGAAGATTTTGGGAG aggaagaaaatgaatgtcaaGGAGCGAAAGATTTAAATTTGCCAGTTGTTGCAAACTATTTGGCCAACCCACCATTCCTTTATGTCTATACTGAAGCAAGCATTCCAGACAGCTTGGCAGAATCCCTGAATGAAAGTGCTTCCATCTCTTCCGCTTCCCAGAGTGAAACTAGTCCTTGTTCATCAGCAACTCAGGTTGAAAGCATATGCACACCTACATCATGTAACAGCAACGATGATTTTCCTGCGCCAGATGCTGCGGAACAGCTGCCCAGCCCGTCAGCACCTACCACAGCACCAACATGCGTAATGCCCGAAATGCAGAACGGCCCTGTTTGTCAGCCACCCTTGTCTCACAGCAgaggtttcttttcctctgtagcATCAAACGAGGCTGTACCTCAGCAAACTGACAGTTCACCTACTGGTCCTGCACCGACGTTTCAGCCCTTTTTCTTTACTGGAACTTTCCCGTATAACATGCAAGGTAATGAAGTGCAATTTTCATCCTTCTATTATGCTCCATTCCATGTTTTTGGTATCAAGGGAG aACTTGTACTTAAGGTGAGAGTCCAGAATCTCAGAGACAACGACTTCATTGAAATTGAGCTAGACAGACAAGAACTGACTTATCAAGGTCTACTCAGAGTGAGTTGCTGTGAATTGGGTGTAAATCCTGAACAAGTAGAGAAGATAAGAAAATTACCTAATACACTGGTAAGAAAG GACAAGGACGTGGCCAGACTTCAGGACTTCCAAGAGCTGGAGTTAGTTCTTGTGAAAAGTGACAGCTCTCccttcagaaatgctgcatcAACCTTGACTGAGAGACCATGCTACAACAGTAGAGCATCAAAGCTGACTTATTGA
- the LOC121079928 gene encoding ankyrin repeat domain-containing protein 40-like isoform X3 produces the protein MQPRTCLHWACKRNHAQVVACLLAAGADKQILTATGELAAQLTSKPDIRKILGEEENECQGAKDLNLPVVANYLANPPFLYVYTEASIPDSLAESLNESASISSASQSETSPCSSATQVESICTPTSCNSNDDFPAPDAAEQLPSPSAPTTAPTCVMPEMQNGPVCQPPLSHSRGFFSSVASNEAVPQQTDSSPTGPAPTFQPFFFTGTFPYNMQGNEVQFSSFYYAPFHVFGIKGELVLKVRVQNLRDNDFIEIELDRQELTYQGLLRVSCCELGVNPEQVEKIRKLPNTLVRKDKDVARLQDFQELELVLVKSDSSPFRNAASTLTERPCYNSRASKLTY, from the exons ATGCAACCCAG GACATGCCTGCACTGGGCCTGCAAGCGGAACCATGCCCAGGTGGTGGCTTgtctgctggctgctggtgcaGACAAGCAGATCCTCACGGCCACCGGGGAGCTGGCTGCACAGTTAACTTCGAAACCAGACATTCGGAAGATTTTGGGAG aggaagaaaatgaatgtcaaGGAGCGAAAGATTTAAATTTGCCAGTTGTTGCAAACTATTTGGCCAACCCACCATTCCTTTATGTCTATACTGAAGCAAGCATTCCAGACAGCTTGGCAGAATCCCTGAATGAAAGTGCTTCCATCTCTTCCGCTTCCCAGAGTGAAACTAGTCCTTGTTCATCAGCAACTCAGGTTGAAAGCATATGCACACCTACATCATGTAACAGCAACGATGATTTTCCTGCGCCAGATGCTGCGGAACAGCTGCCCAGCCCGTCAGCACCTACCACAGCACCAACATGCGTAATGCCCGAAATGCAGAACGGCCCTGTTTGTCAGCCACCCTTGTCTCACAGCAgaggtttcttttcctctgtagcATCAAACGAGGCTGTACCTCAGCAAACTGACAGTTCACCTACTGGTCCTGCACCGACGTTTCAGCCCTTTTTCTTTACTGGAACTTTCCCGTATAACATGCAAGGTAATGAAGTGCAATTTTCATCCTTCTATTATGCTCCATTCCATGTTTTTGGTATCAAGGGAG aACTTGTACTTAAGGTGAGAGTCCAGAATCTCAGAGACAACGACTTCATTGAAATTGAGCTAGACAGACAAGAACTGACTTATCAAGGTCTACTCAGAGTGAGTTGCTGTGAATTGGGTGTAAATCCTGAACAAGTAGAGAAGATAAGAAAATTACCTAATACACTGGTAAGAAAG GACAAGGACGTGGCCAGACTTCAGGACTTCCAAGAGCTGGAGTTAGTTCTTGTGAAAAGTGACAGCTCTCccttcagaaatgctgcatcAACCTTGACTGAGAGACCATGCTACAACAGTAGAGCATCAAAGCTGACTTATTGA
- the LOC121079928 gene encoding ankyrin repeat domain-containing protein 40-like isoform X2, whose amino-acid sequence MSAMSSASEERELQERLREAAALGDAEEVRRLLGLGVDPNSQNEVNGWTCLHWACKRNHAQVVACLLAAGADKQILTATGELAAQLTSKPDIRKILGEEENECQGAKDLNLPVVANYLANPPFLYVYTEASIPDSLAESLNESASISSASQSETSPCSSATQVESICTPTSCNSNDDFPAPDAAEQLPSPSAPTTAPTCVMPEMQNGPVCQPPLSHSRGFFSSVASNEAVPQQTDSSPTGPAPTFQPFFFTGTFPYNMQELVLKVRVQNLRDNDFIEIELDRQELTYQGLLRVSCCELGVNPEQVEKIRKLPNTLVRKDKDVARLQDFQELELVLVKSDSSPFRNAASTLTERPCYNSRASKLTY is encoded by the exons ATGTCGGCGATGAGCAGCGCCTCGGAGGagcgggagctgcaggagcggctgcgggaggcggcggcgctgggggACGCCGAGGAGGTGcggaggctgctggggctcgGCGTGGACCCCAACTCCCAGAACGAAGTCAACGGCTg GACATGCCTGCACTGGGCCTGCAAGCGGAACCATGCCCAGGTGGTGGCTTgtctgctggctgctggtgcaGACAAGCAGATCCTCACGGCCACCGGGGAGCTGGCTGCACAGTTAACTTCGAAACCAGACATTCGGAAGATTTTGGGAG aggaagaaaatgaatgtcaaGGAGCGAAAGATTTAAATTTGCCAGTTGTTGCAAACTATTTGGCCAACCCACCATTCCTTTATGTCTATACTGAAGCAAGCATTCCAGACAGCTTGGCAGAATCCCTGAATGAAAGTGCTTCCATCTCTTCCGCTTCCCAGAGTGAAACTAGTCCTTGTTCATCAGCAACTCAGGTTGAAAGCATATGCACACCTACATCATGTAACAGCAACGATGATTTTCCTGCGCCAGATGCTGCGGAACAGCTGCCCAGCCCGTCAGCACCTACCACAGCACCAACATGCGTAATGCCCGAAATGCAGAACGGCCCTGTTTGTCAGCCACCCTTGTCTCACAGCAgaggtttcttttcctctgtagcATCAAACGAGGCTGTACCTCAGCAAACTGACAGTTCACCTACTGGTCCTGCACCGACGTTTCAGCCCTTTTTCTTTACTGGAACTTTCCCGTATAACATGCAAG aACTTGTACTTAAGGTGAGAGTCCAGAATCTCAGAGACAACGACTTCATTGAAATTGAGCTAGACAGACAAGAACTGACTTATCAAGGTCTACTCAGAGTGAGTTGCTGTGAATTGGGTGTAAATCCTGAACAAGTAGAGAAGATAAGAAAATTACCTAATACACTGGTAAGAAAG GACAAGGACGTGGCCAGACTTCAGGACTTCCAAGAGCTGGAGTTAGTTCTTGTGAAAAGTGACAGCTCTCccttcagaaatgctgcatcAACCTTGACTGAGAGACCATGCTACAACAGTAGAGCATCAAAGCTGACTTATTGA